From the genome of uncultured Methanobacterium sp.:
GTAATAATTGGGGTAGTTTTATCAGTTTATGCATTTAAAAACCCCATAAATAACACCACTCTCCAAAATGAATCCCTGAATCAAAATGTTTCAAATTCTAGTAGTAATCTCACCAATAACAGTGCTACATCTGACACTTCAAGTTCTAATGATAATCAAGTGAATTCTGCCACAGATTCATCTACTAGTTATGAGAAGGATTCTGAAGGATCTAACGACGACAGTGCTTCTGTCAGCACGGAAACTTCAACTATGACCGAAGATGAAAAATATGCGGAATATATAAAAAAAAGAGATGAAGAACTAAAAAAAATCGATGGTGTAGTTGATGAGTACCTTAAGCAACATCCCCATTGAAATAAAGTTTATTATATAAAAATAAGTTATTTGGTGCGGTATAAATGAAGGTTTCAAAAAAGTACATTGGGATAATACTATGCTTATTGATTCTTGTTATTTTAACTTCTGGATGTTTAACATATTCTAGTTCACTTAATTCAGACGATCAAGCCGGTGTCAATAGTACAGGTGGTTCATTTGAAAATCAGTGGGTTAAATTTAATTATCCTTCCAATTTAACAATAACAGATTATTCTACTGATAAACACATTAAAATCAATGTTTACAATGGAAGTGAATATATCGGTGGTTTATATAATGAAATCGTTAAAATTGATAATATTGTTCCATTGTCAGAATCCTATAACTCTACAATAGCGGGAAGAAAAACATTAAGAGATTACGACTTTAAAACCCTACCTAGTGGAGAAAATCAAGTAAGACCGAGCGCAGCCATATATCTAACAGAAAACGCTACATTGAATGTAATTTTCGATCCTTCAAGTAAAACATCCTTCAATCAAGTCTCAGAGACACTAGTTATTAAAAAGGACAATGTAACAGATGATAATATGTTAATCCAAAAAATCATTGGAATCTTTTTTTCATAAGTGATCAATCTTTCTATGAAATGGGTTAAACTGTTTGATTAGGCAAAAACATTACAAAACTTCTTTTTCATGAACTTATGATTATATAAAGATTTTGAGTATTACGACGTGTTTTTTAGTTTTCCCTGGGAAAAATATTTCCTTTAACTCCTTCATCTCCTAAACCCATATTTGTATTTCCCAACATCCAAGGAAAAATTAACCGTGAGACTTTTCACATTTTAGTAATCAAATATACCTCAAGTAACTTTTTCTCAAGTCATCAGGGTCAGCTAGGAAGTATGCCTCACGGACCCTATCCTTTAACTTGTGGCCCATCATATGCTCCCGGATTTCCAATGGCATCCCTGCATTAATTAGCGGGGTGTTGAAAAACTTCCGCATCATGTGGCTGGTGGCCTTGTAGAACCCACCTAATCAGGCACAACCAAGAAAACGGTTCAATTCAGGGTAGTAATGCTGAATTGCCACACAGCATCAATCATATTATAAACAGGATAGATCATAATCTATTATGCAACAAGAAATAATAATAAAAAATTAACACATAACAAGGAGCATAATCATGGAATTAGCTTCTAAACTTTACAATGAAAGATTTATTAAAATATTAGGTTTACTTTTACTATTTATTGGCTTAGTAGGTCTTTTTTACGGGCCAATGGAAATTTATTGCTTCTATATGTTTTCTGAAGGAGGAAAGTTTTATTATGAGGGATTCCAAATTGGTTCATTGTTTTTTGCTTATTTGGTAATTCAAAATTCAGCTTATTATATAATAGCTTTTTTATTAATACCCATTGGTCTGGGACTTTTTAAATTAAAAAATTGGGGATTGAAACTTTCATTAAATTTATTGTATATTTGGATAATTCTTGGAATTAGTATATTGAGTGGCTTTATCTTATCAATACCACAATTGATTCAAAAACTGAACTTATCAACCATCGTTTTAATTACATTACTTCTGGTATTAACTGGAATTGCGATTCCTTTTATTTTAATAAAAATATTTAATAGTAGAAGTTTTCAACTGGTATTTAAACCTAAAAATTCGAATTGGATAGATGCAGTCCCTCAGATAATACTTTTAATTTGTAGTTTGAACGTTCTTTTTATTTTATTATTACATTCCTGGGCCCTATTTCAGTTTATTTTCCCATTTTTTGGTAAAATTATTCTCCATAGAGAAGCAGTTCTTTATTTGACCAGTGCAATATTTATTTTAGCTATTCTAACCTACGGTATTTGGATAAAACATATTTTGGCTTTTTGGGGACTTCTAATTTATTACACAGTAATGTTAATCAGTATAATACTTACTTTTAGCCAATACACTCTTCCAGATATAATAAATATCTTTAAATTATCATCTTATGAACAAACTCAAATTATTCCGGTGATAAATATATTCTTGAATGTGAATTTAGCAGCTATTTTAGTTACATTTCTTTTCATAGTATTAGTTTTATGCATATATTTCCGTAAAAAATTGATAATAGAAACATGAAAAAAAGTTTAATATCACTCGATTTCTTAGATTTTTTTTTAATTTTTTAAATATTTTTTTATATTTTTAAATTACGATTTTCCAAACGCCTATTGGCAAATGCAATTGCTTCTTCAAAGGCATCCCTGTGAAGTCCGGATGCCATTTCTTTTTTACATTCCTCATCAGAAAAAAGCCGCATCTTTGCTGCTCTGCATGGATAATGTTGTAATTTCAGTCCCGCTTCTGTTGGAAGTTCTTCAGGGTCTAATTTTTTACCCAGATAATTCTCTTTTATGTAATCAGCTACAAAAGAGGTTGATCCGCAGGGAGAGGATCTTAAAACCACAATGTCATTAAGTTTATTTCCATCTAATTTCAGAACAACTGAAGGCTTCCCTATATCTGATACAAACTTATCGAAGATAGGATCTCCATTTTTTTCAAGTTCACACATTATATAAGGACAAACGACATTTTCATGTGTTTCTAACTGGTTTTTGAAGCCGTCACCCCTCCATGCTGCAACTATTATCCAATCAACCTTATCTGCAAATCTTTCAACCAGTTCTAACGTTAGATCTGGATGTGTAGTGTAAGTTATGAGTATATTAGCATCTTCAATCTGTTTGACATTTTCTTCTGCTATTTCAATGTCATCCATAAACATGGAAGTAGGTTGTTCAAGCTCTATAAAGACTGTGTCAAATTCTTTTTTTATAGTATCGTAGGCCCGATCGCCATATGGTCCGTCAGTGGCTATTGCAACTTTAATCATTCACTCACCTATCAAAAACGTTACTTTGATCCATCCCCTAATTTCATCTCTAATTTTTCTGAAAGCATCAGTTTTCTCATGGTCAGTTCCATCTACAGCTGAAGGGTCTTCAAATGATTTATGGATATAGGTTTTTCCTCCAGGGAAAAATGGACATAATTCACCTTCCCCACCACATACAGTAATCACATAGTCGAATTCCAATCCCTCAAATTCTTTGAGACTTTTGGAACGATTATTTGATATATCAATACCCACCTCTTCTAAGACTCGCACCGCATATGGATTTACACTGCTAGGATTACTCCCTGCACTGTAAACATCATAATATGTTCCATACAATGATTTTAGAAGTCCTTCACTCATTTGGGATCGTGCGGAGTTGTGGTTGCAAATGAATAGAACCTTTTTTTTAAATTTTGGTACTGTCACCTTCATTAACAATAGATAAAACATCCATATATTTAAATATATCATATTATAAAGAAAATTTCATGAAATCATGTGAAATTGGTGAGGGAGAAAAGCCCAACAAAGACCAGATTAAAAGGCTGAAAAAGATAACATCTAAAA
Proteins encoded in this window:
- a CDS encoding DUF166 family protein, with protein sequence MIKVAIATDGPYGDRAYDTIKKEFDTVFIELEQPTSMFMDDIEIAEENVKQIEDANILITYTTHPDLTLELVERFADKVDWIIVAAWRGDGFKNQLETHENVVCPYIMCELEKNGDPIFDKFVSDIGKPSVVLKLDGNKLNDIVVLRSSPCGSTSFVADYIKENYLGKKLDPEELPTEAGLKLQHYPCRAAKMRLFSDEECKKEMASGLHRDAFEEAIAFANRRLENRNLKI
- a CDS encoding arsenate reductase ArsC — encoded protein: MKVTVPKFKKKVLFICNHNSARSQMSEGLLKSLYGTYYDVYSAGSNPSSVNPYAVRVLEEVGIDISNNRSKSLKEFEGLEFDYVITVCGGEGELCPFFPGGKTYIHKSFEDPSAVDGTDHEKTDAFRKIRDEIRGWIKVTFLIGE